The window AGCCTTTAGGAAAAGAATTAGTAGAAATAAAAGGTACTAATCTTATAGAGCTTAAAACTCCCACCTCTGACGAATTCAACTGGTGGGAGTAGAATAAAAAATATTTAATTGTGATAGAGGGAGTATTAACTCCCTTCAGATAAAAAACATTAAAAATATTCTTATCTGAATTATTGACATAAATCAAAATATATACACAAGAGAAGGTGAAAAAATGAAATTTACTATAAATGGTTTTAGCCAACGTAGGCTTATAAAATTAGGTTTAGATTCTACAGATGCTTTAATACTAAGATGCTTCGTAGATTTTAAAGACACAGAGAAGATGAAGGCTGAAATGATTGAAAATGAAAGATACTATTGGATTAAATATGAGTGGCTTATACAAGAGCTACCAATATTAGGACTTAAGACAAAGGATAGTGTATATAGAAGACTTAAAAAAATGGTAAATGCAGGAGTGTTAGGACATAAAACTAAAAAGCAAGGTGGAACATATTCATTTTTCAAACTAGGTAAAGAATATTATAGCTTAATTTCTGATGATTATAGTGAAGTTCAACCAGATGATAACTCGGATGAAAAGTCGGAGGGTTCGGATGAAAAACCGATACCTGTCGGATGTAAATCCGTAGGGGGTACGGATGAAAAGTCGGACCAAAAGATCCATCTACAAAAAAGATCCTTTAGTAGTTGTAGTAGTAAAGAGTTTTCAGAAATCAAAAAAGTATTTGACCAAAACATTCATCCAATAACTCCAATCGAAGCTCAAAAGTTAATAGCTTATCTAGATGATGATGGTATGGATTATAGATTAATCATAAAAGCAATTGAAATAGCAGTTTGTAATGCTAAGAGATATTTAGGATATATCGAAGGTATTCTGAAAAGGTGGAGGGAGGATAATTTATTAACCCTAGAAGCTGTTGAAGCTTATATCAGAGATTATCGAGATAGAAAAAATAAAAAGGGAGCTGTTAAAGATGGATATAGAGACACTTCTAAAAAAGAGAGTGGAAACTCTTTTGAAGGATACAGACCACCAGAAGGAAAACTCAGCGATGAAGTCGCAGGGCTTACCGATGAAGAACTTAACAGGCTCATCGAAGAGCAGGGAATATGATTGCCCTAAATGCAAAGATAGAGAAATGATATATAATCCTAAGCTTGATGCAATGGTATTTTGTGAATGTAGAGAGCGAAAAGAGTACGAGAGGATATTGAAAAATAGCGGAATATCCGAGGCTTTCAGACAAAAGACTCTGAAAAATTATAAAGCGACTAATGAAGTCACTGTAAAGTCTAAGGGAATGGCCCTGGATTATATAAAAGAGTTTGATGGGAAAATTTCAATTGGATTTCTAGGACAGGTAGGAGCAGGTAAAACTCATTTATCTATTGCTATAGCAAATGCTTTAATGTCAAGGGATGTTGGAGTCTTATACATGCAGTACAGGGAATCTATAACTGCCTTAAAGCAAAATATGATTGATGAATATTACTATCAAAGGGAGATATCAAAATACAAGAATGCAACGGTACTTTTGATTGATGATCTATTCAAAGGCAAGATTACTGAAACGGATATAAATATCATGTTTGAGATTATTAATTACAGATATTTAAAAGGAGCTCCAATGATAGTATCTAGCGAATATACATCAGACAAGCTACTAAAGATTGATGAAGCTATAGGAAGCAGGATTATAGAACAGTGTGATGGTAGAATGATTGAGTTTGTAGGCAAAAGTTTTAATCATAGGTTAAATAAAAGAGCTATTTAGTTAGGGGGGAGAAGTTGAGATGAGAGCATCGACACAAAAGAATGCACCTATTAGAAAAATTATGAATCTTATTCCTGGACAGATTTACAGAATTAGTATAAAACATTCTAATTCTTATGATCTAACTGATAGAGCTGGAAGAAAAAATATAAAAAAGAAGATGAAATTCATAGTTGAAACTGAAAATTTATATGTATTTGAGAATCTATTAGGATTAAGAGAATGCTTTGCTAAGAATACTCCTAAAGGAGAGCTGGAAATCAAATTAGCTTAATAAACAGCATAAAAACAAATTGGAGGAGATTGAGAATGAAAGCAACAGGAGTAGTTAGAGCAGTAGATCAATTAGGAAGAATAGTATTGCCAATAGAGTTAAGAAGAACTTTGAATATAGAGGTTAAGGATGCTTTAGAAATATATGTTGATGGTGAAAGTATAATCTTAAAGAAATATGAGCCAGCTTGTGTGTTCTGTGGAAATGCAAAGAACGTGAAGCATTTTGAAGGTAAGAATATATGCAGTGAATGCATAAGAAAATTGAGTGGTATTTAAATAAGATTTTGGTCTGATTGGAGGATTATATATGAATATATGCTTATCTTCTACAGTAGAGGTTTACTGTGAAAAACATTCTTGTTGTATAGATTGCAACGAAGAAAAGTGCACTAAAAGATGTTGTGATTTTAAAGAAAGTAAAGAATGTAGTTATAGACTTAAAGAAGAACGTAACTAAAATAAGATTCTATCGAGGAGCGAGATTATGAAAGATGATATAAAAGGCTTATTAGAAATAATAACTGATATGGCAGCATATACAGAGTGCGACCTGGTATTTGTGGA is drawn from Tepidibacter hydrothermalis and contains these coding sequences:
- a CDS encoding DnaD domain-containing protein; this encodes MKFTINGFSQRRLIKLGLDSTDALILRCFVDFKDTEKMKAEMIENERYYWIKYEWLIQELPILGLKTKDSVYRRLKKMVNAGVLGHKTKKQGGTYSFFKLGKEYYSLISDDYSEVQPDDNSDEKSEGSDEKPIPVGCKSVGGTDEKSDQKIHLQKRSFSSCSSKEFSEIKKVFDQNIHPITPIEAQKLIAYLDDDGMDYRLIIKAIEIAVCNAKRYLGYIEGILKRWREDNLLTLEAVEAYIRDYRDRKNKKGAVKDGYRDTSKKESGNSFEGYRPPEGKLSDEVAGLTDEELNRLIEEQGI
- a CDS encoding ATP-binding protein, producing the protein MKNLTGSSKSREYDCPKCKDREMIYNPKLDAMVFCECRERKEYERILKNSGISEAFRQKTLKNYKATNEVTVKSKGMALDYIKEFDGKISIGFLGQVGAGKTHLSIAIANALMSRDVGVLYMQYRESITALKQNMIDEYYYQREISKYKNATVLLIDDLFKGKITETDINIMFEIINYRYLKGAPMIVSSEYTSDKLLKIDEAIGSRIIEQCDGRMIEFVGKSFNHRLNKRAI
- a CDS encoding AbrB/MazE/SpoVT family DNA-binding domain-containing protein; this translates as MKATGVVRAVDQLGRIVLPIELRRTLNIEVKDALEIYVDGESIILKKYEPACVFCGNAKNVKHFEGKNICSECIRKLSGI